The genomic interval GCGTTTAGGCGGAATGAAGAAAAACGGAAATTCGGTAGAGTACATGAAGCAATAGCTGTAGCAGAGCCGACCGTTACTGGCCTGAAGGAGAGGACGGCAACGGTTACCTGCAGCACGTTCAAGATCGCAAATATCCAAAAAGGCTTGCTCCTCGCACGTAGCGCCTCAAACGCCGTCGGCAAGTCAACATCATTCACAGTCTCTGACGGCACCATGGAACGAGCGCCATCGCACTGCTCGTCGCTCGCCTGATGCGTGCTTCAGGACCGCTGCAAGAAGCAGGAGATCCTTTCATGCGCCCTCAACTCCAGTGGAGGACGTGCTGGGAAAACGACTTACAACTCGCCGACCACGTCGAGATCTCCGAGTTCTTTCGCAATGCCTACGGGCCAACCGGGGTATTTAACGCAAAACCCTTTGAAGGCGATCGAAGCTGGGCCGGCGCGAGACCGGAGCTCCGTGTAGTTGGCTACGATGACCGCGGTGTGGCGGCTCATATCGGCGCGCTGCGCCGGTTCATCAAGGTCGGCGAAGTCGATCTGCTGGTGGCTGAACTCGGATTGTACGCGGTACGGCCGGACCTCGAGGGACTG from Bradyrhizobium arachidis carries:
- a CDS encoding NodA family N-acyltransferase, with product MRPQLQWRTCWENDLQLADHVEISEFFRNAYGPTGVFNAKPFEGDRSWAGARPELRVVGYDDRGVAAHIGALRRFIKVGEVDLLVAELGLYAVRPDLEGLGISHSMRVMYPVLQELGVPFGFGTVRHELKEHIHRLLGRPGLATIIPGIRVRSTLADIYANLPPTRVDDALLVVFPIARSMSEWPPGTIIERNGPEL